From Aedes albopictus strain Foshan chromosome 1, AalbF5, whole genome shotgun sequence, one genomic window encodes:
- the LOC109622914 gene encoding uncharacterized protein LOC109622914: protein MEEQQVAAAEQIVDHTSENVASSVNQKLRPVDNGKPEMLWRSDDCNHHPDDFCYICGYFITRTTTKHTLRKDTKLYEAYKQYFNIEVEHQDKQWVPHYACHNCTRRLHGWYQGENRLMEFAVPRIWHSPSNHQTDCYFCVVNLASGQKKSTYPDIPSSRAPIPHSAERPIPQRTCETAVSTTTISTVSGSSVPSSESLQLQGGVLNIPHYPNQTEINDLIRDLALPKNKSELLLSRLKQWSLLDESVRITSQRTRDEEFSSYYTSEDGICFCRDIEGLFSEIGIPLIVRDWRLFIDGSSKSLKVVLLHNRVKSEQYPSLPIAHSILLKESYATTKLLFNKIQYEKFGWEVIGDFKMIGFLIGLQGGYTKFPCFLCLWDSRDTENHYKIKNWEIRAQYKIGEKNVKNDPVVNMEKILMPPLHIKLGLIKQFVKALNKDSESFKFITKLFPKLSEAKITAGVFTGPQVKKLIKSESFPKLLNEKEKAAWKSFRDIVQGFLGNNRDPRYEAIVHELMKNFETMGCRMSLKVHILHSHLDKFKENMGVYSEEQGERFHQDIKHMEQRYQCQATSKMMGDYVWSLMRDTTTEYTRQPISKLHF from the exons ATGGAAGAACAACAAGTGGCAGCAGCTGAACAGATCGTCGATCATACTTCAGAAAACGTTGCATCAAGTGTTAATCAGAAATTACGGCCTGTTGACAATGGCAAACCAGAG ATGCTTTGGCGATCTGATGACTGCAATCATCATCCAGATGATTTTTGTTACATTTGTGGTTACTTTATTACCAGGACAACAACCAAACATACATTGCGAAAAGATACCAAGTTATATGAAGCATACAAGCAATATTTCAACATCGAAGTCGAACATCAAGATAAACAGTGGGTGCCACATTATGCCTGTCATAATTGCACAAGACGGTTGCATG GTTGGTACCAAGGAGAAAACAGATTAATGGAAtttgctgtgcctcggatttggcaTTCACCTTCAAATCATCAAACCGACTGTTATTTTTGTGTTGTGAATTTGGCTAGTGGTCAAAAAAAGTCAACTTACCCTGATATCCCTTCATCACGTGCGCCAATTCCACATTCCGCTGAACGCCCCATACCTCAACGTACCTGTGAAACGGCTGTTAGTACCACTACAATATCGACAGTTAGTGGAAGTTCTGTCCCAAGTAGTGAGTCTTTACAACTTCAAGGAGGAGTGCTCAATATTCCACATTATCCGAATCAAACGGAAATAAATGATTTGATTCGTGACCTTGCACTCCCTAAAAACAAAAGCGAATTATTGTTATCTAGGCTGAAGCAATGGAGTTTGCTGGATGAATCCGTCAGAATAACATCCCAGAGAACTCGCGATGAAGAGTTTTCCTCCTATTACACCAGCGAAGATGGAATTTGTTTTTGTAGAGATATCGAGG GTCTATTTTCTGAAATCGGCATTCCATTGATTGTAAGAGACTGGCGGCTCTTTATTGATGGCTCTTCAAAAAGTTTGAAGGTTGTGCTACTGCACAACCGCGTAAAAAGCGAGCAGTACCCATCTCTACCCATTGCACACTCCATTCTCCTGAAAGAAAGTTATGCCACAACAAAATTGTTATTCAACaaaattcagtatgaaaaatttggtTGGGAGGTAATAGGCGACTTTAAAATGATTGGTTTCCTAATTGGATTACAAGGAGGGTATACTAAATTCCCTTGTTTCCTGTGCCTGTGGGACAGCAGAGACACAGAGAACCActataaaattaaaaattgggaAATCAGAGCCCAATACAAAATCggcgaaaaaaatgttaaaaacgatCCAGTAGTGAACATGGAAAAAATTTTAATGCCACCTCTTCATATAAAACTTGGTTTGATTAAGCAATTCGTGAAAGCATTGAATAAGGATTCGGAATCATTTAAGTTTATAACAAAACTGTTTCCGAAACTTTCCGAGGCAAAAATAACTGCCGGTGTTTTTACAGGACCACAAGTAAAAAAACTTATAAAATCGGAATCGTTTCCGAAATTATTGAATGAGAAAGAAAAGGCAGCCTGGAAAAGCTTTCGAGATATAGTtcaaggatttttagggaataatcGTGATCCAAGATATGAGGCCATAGTACATGAACTGATGAAAAATTTTGAAACCATGGGGTGTCGAATGTCACTAAAGGTGCACATTCTTCATTCTCATTTGgataaatttaaagaaaatatgggtGTATACTCAGAGGAACAAGGCGAACGTTTTCATCAAGATATAAAACATATGGAGCAACGATATCAGTGCCAAGCAACATCGAAAATGATGGGTGATTATGTGTGGAGTCTCATGCGAGACACAACAACGGAGTATACGCGTCAACCTATTTCGAAATTGCATTTTTAA